In Nicotiana tabacum cultivar K326 chromosome 11, ASM71507v2, whole genome shotgun sequence, a single window of DNA contains:
- the LOC107809280 gene encoding uncharacterized protein LOC107809280, translating to MNSELVLHTGGCHCKRVRWRVYAPSSVVAWDCNCSDCSMRRNTHFIVPSERFELLGDSKEFITTYTFGTHTAKHTFCKVCGITSFYIPRSNPDGIAVTLRCVDHGTLTHVEIKCYDGQNWEGSYQQTGIASCSKATDEDPK from the coding sequence ATGAATTCTGAGCTGGTACTACATACTGGTGGATGCCACTGTAAAAGAGTTAGATGGCGAGTCTATGCGCCATCTAGCGTTGTTGCCTGGGATTGTAACTGCTCTGACTGTTCCATGAGAAGAAACACACACTTCATAGTTCCCTCAGAGCGATTTGAACTTCTTGGCGACTCCAAGGAGTTCATTACAACCTATACATTTGGGACTCACACTGCTAAGCACACCTTCTGCAAAGTTTGTGGCATAACTTCTTTCTACATTCCACGATCGAATCCAGATGGCATAGCCGTTACATTAAGGTGTGTTGATCATGGTACGCTAACTCATGTTGAGATCAAATGTTACGATGGACAAAATTGGGAAGGCTCGTACCAGCAAACTGGCATTGCATCTTGCTCAAAGGCAACAGATGAAGATCCAAAATGA